The following are encoded in a window of Gossypium raimondii isolate GPD5lz chromosome 13, ASM2569854v1, whole genome shotgun sequence genomic DNA:
- the LOC105783455 gene encoding PLASMODESMATA CALLOSE-BINDING PROTEIN 3 isoform X2, with protein sequence MSLLFSLLLFLAMTGHSSATYCLCKDGLGDQALQKALDYACGAGADCSAILQKGGCYNPNTVKDHCNYAVNSYFQKKGQAQGSCDFSGTATVSANPPSNIASTCSFPSSTGITAPTGTTTGTPTTTGSTTGTPSTVFGGAGTTLGPTGTTATGFNDQSNAVGLFTKNINFFFTFAIMTLWIVGLSWI encoded by the exons ATGTCTCTTTTATTCTCCCTACTGCTGTTCTTAGCCATGACTGGCCATTCAA GTGCTACTTATTGCTTATGTAAAGATGGGTTAGGGGATCAAGCTCTTCAAAAGGCCCTCGATTATGCTTGTGGAGCTGGAGCTGATTGTTCTGCAATTCTACAAAAAGGTGGTTGCTATAACCCCAACACTGTGAAAGATCACTGCAACTATGCTGTCAATAGTTATTTCCAAAAGAAAGGTCAAGCGCAAGGAAGCTGTGATTTTTCAGGCACTGCTACTGTTAGTGCCAATCCTCCTTCAA ATATTGCTTCTACTTGCAGCTTTCCCTCTAG CACAGGCATTACCGCACCAACTGGGACAACAACCGGGACACCAACCACCACTGGCTCAACCACTGGGACTCCAAGCACAGTGTTTGGTGGTGCAGGGACAACCTTAGGTCCAACAGGGACAACAGCAACCGGCTTCAATGATCAAAGCAATGCTGTGGGTCTCTTCACAAAGAATATAAACTTTTTCTTCACTTTTGCTATTATGACCCTTTGGATTGTAGGGTTATCTTGGATTTGA
- the LOC105783455 gene encoding PLASMODESMATA CALLOSE-BINDING PROTEIN 3 isoform X1, with amino-acid sequence MSLLFSLLLFLAMTGHSSATYCLCKDGLGDQALQKALDYACGAGADCSAILQKGGCYNPNTVKDHCNYAVNSYFQKKGQAQGSCDFSGTATVSANPPSNIASTCSFPSSSTGITAPTGTTTGTPTTTGSTTGTPSTVFGGAGTTLGPTGTTATGFNDQSNAVGLFTKNINFFFTFAIMTLWIVGLSWI; translated from the exons ATGTCTCTTTTATTCTCCCTACTGCTGTTCTTAGCCATGACTGGCCATTCAA GTGCTACTTATTGCTTATGTAAAGATGGGTTAGGGGATCAAGCTCTTCAAAAGGCCCTCGATTATGCTTGTGGAGCTGGAGCTGATTGTTCTGCAATTCTACAAAAAGGTGGTTGCTATAACCCCAACACTGTGAAAGATCACTGCAACTATGCTGTCAATAGTTATTTCCAAAAGAAAGGTCAAGCGCAAGGAAGCTGTGATTTTTCAGGCACTGCTACTGTTAGTGCCAATCCTCCTTCAA ATATTGCTTCTACTTGCAGCTTTCCCTCTAG TAGCACAGGCATTACCGCACCAACTGGGACAACAACCGGGACACCAACCACCACTGGCTCAACCACTGGGACTCCAAGCACAGTGTTTGGTGGTGCAGGGACAACCTTAGGTCCAACAGGGACAACAGCAACCGGCTTCAATGATCAAAGCAATGCTGTGGGTCTCTTCACAAAGAATATAAACTTTTTCTTCACTTTTGCTATTATGACCCTTTGGATTGTAGGGTTATCTTGGATTTGA